The Achromobacter pestifer genome includes a region encoding these proteins:
- a CDS encoding YbaN family protein yields the protein MMRVLWLCLGCLMLALGVIGAFLPVMPTTIFLILAVACFSRSSPRLEKWLLDSPTYGPSLRAWRDQGAVSRKGKTYACLGMAVGYVLFWWGAHPSWMLAAAVAVFFLASAAYVVTRPAPQDPQSGAQ from the coding sequence ATGATGAGAGTACTGTGGCTCTGCCTGGGTTGCCTGATGCTGGCGTTGGGTGTGATCGGCGCGTTTCTGCCCGTCATGCCTACGACCATATTCCTGATCCTGGCGGTGGCCTGCTTTTCGCGTTCTTCGCCGCGCTTGGAGAAATGGTTGCTGGATAGCCCGACCTACGGTCCCTCCCTGCGCGCCTGGCGGGACCAGGGCGCCGTGTCGCGCAAGGGCAAGACCTACGCCTGCCTGGGCATGGCCGTCGGCTACGTGCTGTTCTGGTGGGGCGCGCACCCGTCGTGGATGCTGGCCGCCGCCGTTGCCGTATTTTTCCTGGCCAGCGCGGCCTACGTCGTCACGCGGCCGGCGCCGCAGGATCCGCAGTCCGGCGCCCAATAG
- a CDS encoding methyl-accepting chemotaxis protein — translation MRNASDLLEDSYRRTDRAMLPLLWLLFAVGLCMAPQYGRWGAALGIGLAAAGIPSLLILWRPGRLSTRLAVACSLMVLAALHIHLMSGMAEIHFGIFVLLSLLLAYRDWRTILCAAVVIALHHLSFNFLQQWGYSAICFTEPSLPMVLLHAAYVVVQAAALGWLAWKMERAAVAAEELARLSAHIGREAGAFDLRFGGMSMDSSLGRSFKATMDAVHRTLSGVRTTATALSAASRGIMQDNQQLEERTRTQADSLERTVASMRGLAANVHDNATNAQHAQEQTDAARRIVDTGSVAVASVAAVMGEIQQEARKISEITGLIDSIAFQTNILALNAAVEAARAGESGRGFAVVATEVRALAQRSASAAREIRGLIDGSLEKTDSGFRQADHAAGVIREVVASIERVAGIVGQIGDAGRAQTTDIDEVNQAVTQMDELTRQNAARVAQAAGASTALQTQAAELLQAVGVFRLQDERPPQTEAMPRAASRGLAAPLTRASG, via the coding sequence ATGCGCAACGCAAGCGATTTGCTGGAAGACTCGTACCGCCGGACCGACCGGGCGATGCTGCCCCTGCTCTGGCTGCTGTTTGCGGTCGGACTGTGCATGGCCCCTCAGTACGGGCGATGGGGCGCCGCCCTCGGAATCGGCCTGGCCGCCGCAGGCATACCGTCGCTGCTGATACTCTGGCGGCCCGGCCGGCTGAGCACCCGCCTGGCGGTGGCCTGTAGCCTGATGGTGCTGGCCGCGCTCCATATCCATCTGATGTCCGGCATGGCCGAAATCCATTTCGGCATCTTCGTGCTGCTTTCGCTGCTCCTGGCCTATCGCGACTGGCGCACCATCCTGTGCGCGGCCGTGGTCATCGCGCTGCATCACCTGTCCTTCAACTTCCTGCAGCAATGGGGTTACAGCGCGATTTGCTTCACCGAGCCCAGCCTGCCCATGGTGCTGTTGCACGCGGCCTACGTCGTCGTGCAGGCCGCCGCGCTAGGCTGGCTGGCCTGGAAAATGGAACGGGCCGCCGTGGCGGCCGAGGAACTGGCCCGGCTCAGCGCGCACATCGGCCGCGAGGCCGGCGCATTCGACCTGCGCTTCGGCGGCATGAGCATGGACAGCAGCCTGGGCCGCAGCTTCAAGGCCACGATGGACGCCGTGCACCGGACCCTGAGCGGGGTCCGGACCACGGCCACCGCCCTGTCGGCCGCATCGCGCGGCATCATGCAGGACAATCAACAGCTGGAAGAACGCACCCGGACCCAGGCCGATTCACTGGAACGCACCGTCGCTTCCATGCGCGGCCTGGCGGCGAACGTCCACGACAACGCCACCAATGCCCAGCACGCCCAGGAACAGACCGACGCAGCGCGGCGCATTGTCGACACTGGCAGCGTGGCGGTGGCGAGCGTCGCCGCCGTGATGGGAGAAATCCAGCAAGAGGCCAGGAAAATTTCCGAGATCACCGGCTTGATCGACAGCATCGCCTTCCAGACCAACATACTCGCCTTGAACGCGGCAGTGGAAGCGGCCCGCGCCGGTGAAAGCGGACGCGGTTTCGCGGTCGTGGCCACCGAAGTCCGCGCGCTGGCGCAACGCAGCGCCAGCGCCGCGCGCGAGATCCGCGGCCTGATCGACGGTTCGCTGGAAAAAACGGACAGCGGCTTTCGCCAGGCCGACCATGCCGCTGGCGTGATCCGCGAAGTGGTAGCCAGCATCGAGCGAGTGGCCGGCATCGTCGGCCAGATCGGCGATGCCGGGCGCGCGCAGACCACGGACATCGACGAGGTCAATCAGGCGGTGACCCAGATGGACGAATTGACCCGCCAGAATGCGGCCCGGGTGGCGCAAGCCGCTGGCGCGTCGACGGCCTTGCAAACGCAAGCGGCCGAACTGCTGCAAGCCGTAGGTGTGTTCCGCCTGCAGGATGAACGGCCGCCGCAGACAGAGGCCATGCCGCGGGCGGCCTCCCGAGGGCTCGCTGCGCCACTGACGCGGGCTAGCGGCTGA
- a CDS encoding sensor domain-containing diguanylate cyclase produces MIAKGSRFGPGDRVSEELPRQGRHERQGRSLVRRVTLGLALAWLALVIGIARWMSQGMEASRLDSLAASAEYEARITARVMDRLFTEMVSVANMVARQGQVIQLAIRYRTDPPGVADLSREQRAALFTRDPLVRRVGDFMNELASDLRYARIYMNNMSDDTVTASNWAEPDSIVGMIYSGRAYLGDALRDGYGSYFGIARLNKSPSYFVASRIEDSNDVPQGSVTVKFDAPDVALYLAGRHIALVVNRQGRVTTASSEPFMLRNVAALLPAGSVLPSDGDEDPGEPLDIRAMPGSLQSGRWFIDGRPYLVRLQPLTNGQYHLITLASLEYLAPTRKRHIWVTGLVAMVGLVLILLSSHVVAQMVRRRQDERHAANHDALTGLPNRRAIMAELERYFSEANRTQRSVQVAFIDLDGFKTINDTYGHDIGDKFLIEVGRRLSAGLDSGDVLGRWGGDEFVVVGLGARSGSKADAVVEAMRTRLAPLLSGTYTLDGCSFHYPGASFGIVNADPSASALQTVLKEADQLMYADKQARREMQIA; encoded by the coding sequence ATGATTGCCAAAGGAAGTCGGTTTGGACCAGGGGACCGTGTGAGCGAAGAATTGCCGCGACAAGGTAGACATGAACGGCAGGGCCGGTCTCTGGTGCGTCGCGTGACGCTCGGTCTGGCTTTGGCGTGGTTGGCGTTGGTGATAGGTATTGCACGATGGATGTCTCAGGGAATGGAGGCATCACGGCTGGACAGCCTCGCTGCCAGCGCTGAATACGAGGCAAGAATTACTGCGCGCGTCATGGACCGGTTATTTACCGAGATGGTGAGCGTGGCGAACATGGTGGCCCGTCAGGGCCAAGTGATCCAGCTTGCCATTCGATACCGCACGGATCCGCCCGGCGTAGCCGATTTGTCTCGAGAGCAGCGAGCCGCCCTGTTTACGCGGGATCCATTGGTGCGCAGGGTGGGCGACTTTATGAATGAGCTGGCCAGCGATCTGCGATACGCCCGCATTTATATGAACAATATGTCGGACGATACTGTGACGGCCAGCAACTGGGCGGAACCCGATAGCATCGTTGGCATGATCTACTCGGGCCGGGCCTATCTCGGAGACGCATTACGCGATGGCTACGGCAGCTATTTCGGCATTGCCCGGCTGAACAAGAGCCCATCGTATTTCGTCGCCAGCCGTATCGAAGACTCGAATGACGTGCCGCAGGGCTCGGTGACTGTAAAGTTCGATGCGCCAGATGTGGCTCTTTACCTGGCCGGGCGACATATTGCGTTGGTTGTGAATCGCCAGGGAAGGGTAACCACGGCCTCGTCCGAGCCATTCATGCTGCGTAATGTTGCAGCGCTTTTACCCGCTGGTTCGGTGCTGCCTTCCGATGGCGATGAAGACCCGGGCGAACCCCTGGATATTCGCGCCATGCCCGGCTCCCTCCAATCCGGCCGTTGGTTCATCGATGGCAGGCCGTATCTGGTGAGATTGCAGCCGCTGACGAATGGGCAATACCACTTGATCACGCTGGCCTCGCTCGAATATCTGGCGCCCACGCGCAAGCGACATATCTGGGTGACGGGATTGGTGGCGATGGTCGGTCTGGTCCTGATCCTTCTTTCCAGCCATGTGGTCGCGCAAATGGTGAGACGCCGCCAAGATGAACGGCACGCCGCTAACCATGATGCGCTTACCGGCTTGCCGAACCGGCGAGCGATCATGGCGGAGTTGGAGCGGTATTTCTCGGAGGCGAATCGGACGCAGCGGTCTGTTCAGGTCGCGTTTATAGATCTGGATGGGTTCAAGACGATTAACGACACCTACGGCCACGACATTGGCGACAAATTCTTGATCGAGGTTGGCCGACGGCTGTCGGCAGGCCTGGATTCAGGGGATGTGCTGGGTCGATGGGGGGGAGACGAGTTCGTCGTCGTAGGCTTGGGCGCAAGGTCAGGGTCAAAGGCCGATGCTGTGGTTGAAGCGATGCGCACGCGGCTAGCCCCCTTGCTCAGCGGCACCTACACCTTGGACGGCTGCAGTTTTCACTACCCTGGCGCGAGCTTTGGCATCGTGAATGCCGATCCGTCGGCCAGCGCTTTGCAAACCGTCCTCAAGGAAGCAGATCAATTGATGTATGCAGACAAGCAGGCGCGGCGCGAGATGCAGATTGCGTAA
- a CDS encoding phosphoribosylanthranilate isomerase — protein sequence MRTRIKICGLTREQDIDAAVAAGVDAIGFVFYAKSKRCVTPTRAAQLRRMVPAFVDVVALFVNPAQAEVQAVLDQVKPELLQFHGDETPQDCARYGHRFLRAFRAGAPGLDTAENLASTCRAYGEAAGWLFDSYSAGYGGSGHGFDYALLDEVRADPVSRPLILSGGLNAESVGQAVELVRPWAVDVSSGVELEQGIKSSDRISFFVAAAQAADAKLKGNE from the coding sequence ATGCGCACACGCATCAAGATCTGTGGATTGACCCGTGAGCAGGATATCGACGCCGCCGTTGCGGCGGGCGTCGATGCGATCGGCTTTGTGTTCTACGCCAAGAGCAAGCGCTGCGTGACGCCAACGCGCGCGGCCCAGTTGCGGCGCATGGTGCCGGCCTTTGTCGACGTGGTGGCCTTGTTCGTGAATCCGGCGCAGGCCGAGGTACAGGCCGTGCTGGACCAGGTCAAGCCGGAGCTGCTGCAGTTCCATGGTGATGAAACGCCGCAGGACTGCGCCCGCTATGGCCATCGCTTTCTGCGGGCATTCCGCGCCGGCGCGCCCGGCCTCGATACCGCCGAAAATCTGGCCTCCACCTGCCGCGCCTACGGCGAGGCCGCGGGCTGGTTGTTCGACAGCTACAGCGCGGGCTACGGCGGCAGCGGCCATGGCTTCGACTACGCCTTGCTTGACGAGGTGAGGGCCGATCCGGTGTCGCGGCCTCTGATCCTGTCGGGTGGTTTGAACGCTGAGAGCGTCGGCCAGGCCGTTGAGTTGGTCCGTCCTTGGGCGGTCGATGTGAGTAGCGGTGTGGAGCTTGAGCAAGGAATTAAAAGTTCTGATAGAATCTCGTTCTTCGTTGCTGCAGCGCAAGCGGCAGACGCGAAGCTGAAGGGAAATGAGTAG
- a CDS encoding TRAP transporter substrate-binding protein — MQRRAFLKQTALGGAALVAPAFAQEVPVAEGSASPNPPETPAGSQEAPSNVPADPAAPAAAPEAPAVVAAPSKVAWRLASSFPNESPTLFAGAEDVARYVNEVTDGRFSIEIFPAGDLVQPGQVLEAVQHRVVDCGHTASTRYFDIDPALCFDAGVPFGLNTRQMNAWMTQGEGLALTRVLFDKYNILNFPCGYTGAQMGGWFRGEIKTVDDLRGLKVKAGGFARHVLARMGATPVDVPVAEAYAALEQGVVDAVAWIGPYDDENLALYKVARNYYFPGWWAGTLQLSLYVNQDAHDELPKPYQSALALACRMATANMIAKYDAGNPDALRRLVSRGAQLKAFPKPVLQASYEASLAAYTEMSAKDPMFKKLYDSMTTFRDKETPWFRLAEGSFDNLVATLGQPAA, encoded by the coding sequence ATGCAACGCCGCGCGTTTTTGAAGCAGACTGCCTTGGGCGGCGCCGCCCTGGTCGCTCCGGCGTTCGCGCAGGAAGTTCCGGTGGCGGAGGGAAGCGCCAGTCCAAACCCGCCGGAGACGCCGGCGGGTTCGCAAGAGGCCCCGTCCAACGTGCCGGCAGATCCGGCCGCTCCGGCCGCCGCGCCCGAAGCGCCGGCGGTGGTGGCCGCCCCTTCCAAGGTCGCATGGCGGCTGGCCTCCAGTTTTCCCAACGAGTCTCCCACCTTGTTCGCCGGCGCCGAAGACGTGGCGCGTTACGTGAATGAGGTAACGGACGGACGCTTCAGCATCGAGATCTTTCCCGCAGGAGACCTGGTGCAGCCGGGCCAGGTGCTGGAAGCCGTGCAGCACCGCGTCGTCGATTGCGGCCATACGGCGTCGACCCGCTACTTCGATATCGACCCGGCGCTGTGCTTTGACGCCGGCGTGCCTTTCGGTTTGAACACGCGGCAGATGAATGCGTGGATGACGCAGGGCGAAGGCCTGGCGCTCACGCGTGTGTTGTTCGACAAGTACAACATCCTGAACTTTCCCTGCGGCTATACCGGCGCGCAGATGGGCGGCTGGTTTCGCGGGGAAATCAAGACCGTGGACGATCTGCGCGGGCTCAAGGTGAAGGCCGGCGGATTCGCCCGCCATGTGCTGGCGCGGATGGGCGCCACGCCCGTGGACGTGCCGGTGGCCGAAGCCTATGCCGCGCTGGAGCAGGGCGTCGTGGACGCCGTTGCGTGGATAGGTCCCTACGACGATGAAAACCTGGCGCTCTACAAAGTGGCCAGGAATTACTATTTTCCGGGCTGGTGGGCGGGCACGCTGCAGTTGTCCTTGTATGTGAACCAGGATGCTCACGATGAACTGCCCAAGCCGTATCAGTCCGCCCTGGCGCTGGCATGTCGCATGGCGACTGCCAACATGATCGCCAAGTATGACGCCGGCAATCCGGACGCGCTGCGCCGCCTGGTGTCGCGCGGCGCGCAGTTGAAGGCGTTTCCCAAGCCGGTCCTGCAGGCGAGCTACGAGGCCTCGCTTGCCGCGTACACGGAAATGAGCGCCAAGGACCCCATGTTCAAGAAGCTCTACGACAGCATGACGACGTTCCGAGACAAGGAAACTCCCTGGTTCCGCTTGGCGGAAGGCAGTTTCGACAATCTCGTGGCCACCTTGGGCCAACCTGCCGCGTAG
- the truA gene encoding tRNA pseudouridine(38-40) synthase TruA, whose product MSRVALGLAYDGSAWQGWQTQPHRQTVQDTLEAALGSFCGVKGPVATICAGRTDTGVHGAMQVVHLDTELDRRLESWVRGVNAFLPPSISVQWAQPVSDEFHARFSARARTYVYLLWRGRVRPALWAGRAGWCFQPLDVDAMRTAANALLGEHDFSSFRSSQCQAKHPVRNLYRLDIDERGPFLVFTLKANAFLHHMVRNIMGALLQIGQGREPVDWMAQLLSWRDRKLGAPTFAPDGLYLSAIDYPEEFGLHELDGGSQLLSPFTQTY is encoded by the coding sequence ATGTCTAGAGTTGCATTGGGGCTGGCGTATGACGGCTCCGCCTGGCAGGGTTGGCAGACACAGCCGCACCGGCAAACGGTGCAGGACACGCTGGAAGCCGCCCTGGGCAGTTTTTGTGGTGTGAAAGGGCCGGTCGCGACGATCTGCGCCGGCCGCACGGATACCGGGGTGCACGGCGCGATGCAGGTGGTTCATCTGGACACCGAGCTCGACCGCCGGCTGGAATCCTGGGTCCGGGGGGTGAACGCCTTCCTACCGCCCAGCATTTCGGTCCAGTGGGCGCAGCCGGTGTCGGATGAATTCCATGCGCGCTTTTCGGCGCGCGCCCGTACCTACGTCTACTTGTTATGGCGCGGCCGGGTGCGGCCAGCGTTGTGGGCCGGCCGGGCGGGCTGGTGTTTCCAGCCGCTGGACGTCGATGCCATGCGGACCGCGGCGAACGCCTTGTTGGGCGAGCACGACTTTTCCAGCTTCCGTTCTTCGCAGTGCCAGGCCAAGCATCCCGTGCGCAATCTTTACCGGCTGGACATCGATGAACGTGGGCCGTTCCTGGTGTTCACGCTGAAGGCCAATGCCTTCCTTCATCACATGGTGCGCAACATCATGGGCGCGCTGTTGCAGATCGGGCAGGGGCGCGAGCCGGTGGACTGGATGGCGCAGTTGCTGTCCTGGCGCGACCGCAAGCTGGGCGCGCCGACGTTTGCGCCCGATGGGCTGTACCTGTCCGCCATCGATTATCCGGAAGAGTTCGGTTTGCATGAACTCGACGGGGGGTCGCAGTTGCTGTCGCCGTTTACTCAAACCTATTAG
- a CDS encoding type IV pilus assembly protein FimV, giving the protein MTQRSRQVKHARRLKALQWAIALAIGSSVCSTAMAMRVGHSRVVSVPGAPLQAVVGLQELTPEEIASLKVSVADEAAWQRAGLKPPVPLASMVVRVEDGLDATRKNLRVRASQPPVSGAVDLLLDISSSSGQRQVQVSILVPLRGTTADVTPAAVGTPARSAGSRSVNVKSGDNLFAIAQRNAVPNASVYQMLVALWRANPEAFIQNNMNLVKAGQKLTIPDAATVRAVDPAEARRIFNEHAEAFAKYRARIGAAAGANPSVVQGQGAASGSVAPPADAGVASASQPQDRVRLSSGQAQDNAAVQAEARADARTSTERAMADVQGRVSQLQSNVDDLNKAVAQQGAAGAASGAAGSSGAAGTPGAAGASGAAGASGAAGTPGAAGASGAAGTPGAVGASGAAGTPGAVGASGAVGASGAVGASGAAGASGAAGASGAAGASVAAGTPGAADASGTAGASGTAGASGTAGASGTAGASGTAGASGTAGASGAAGASGAAGATEAASAPGAAGASSAAAAPDASSSDQAAGKQADKGLTSDMPAWLADNLLVIVTAVLALIAFAIAWLLRRAGARRGDDDEETYEFNEPALDTAALNRKLGSINLDLDEPPTDEPHRVGGPRV; this is encoded by the coding sequence ATGACCCAGCGTTCGCGCCAAGTGAAGCATGCCCGCCGTTTAAAAGCCCTGCAGTGGGCGATTGCGCTGGCGATTGGCTCAAGCGTGTGCAGTACCGCCATGGCCATGCGCGTGGGGCATTCGCGGGTGGTTTCCGTGCCGGGTGCGCCGCTGCAGGCGGTGGTGGGGCTGCAGGAACTGACGCCCGAAGAGATCGCCTCGCTCAAGGTGTCGGTGGCGGACGAGGCCGCCTGGCAGCGGGCGGGCCTGAAGCCGCCGGTTCCGTTGGCAAGCATGGTGGTCCGTGTCGAAGATGGCCTGGACGCGACGCGCAAGAATCTGCGTGTGCGGGCCTCGCAACCGCCGGTTAGCGGCGCAGTCGATTTGCTGCTGGATATCAGCTCCAGTTCGGGACAGCGCCAGGTGCAGGTCAGTATTCTGGTGCCCTTGCGCGGCACGACTGCGGACGTGACGCCGGCTGCGGTCGGTACGCCGGCCCGTTCGGCCGGGTCGCGTTCGGTCAATGTGAAGTCTGGCGATAATCTTTTCGCCATCGCACAACGCAATGCCGTGCCCAACGCGTCGGTCTACCAGATGCTGGTGGCTTTGTGGCGCGCCAATCCCGAGGCGTTCATCCAGAACAATATGAATCTGGTGAAGGCGGGGCAGAAGCTGACGATTCCGGATGCGGCCACCGTGCGCGCGGTGGACCCTGCCGAGGCGCGCCGCATCTTCAACGAACATGCCGAGGCGTTCGCGAAGTACCGCGCGCGCATCGGCGCGGCCGCGGGCGCGAATCCGTCCGTGGTCCAAGGGCAGGGCGCGGCTTCGGGCAGCGTCGCCCCGCCTGCCGATGCTGGGGTGGCGAGCGCATCGCAGCCGCAGGATCGCGTGCGTCTGTCCTCCGGGCAGGCGCAAGACAACGCGGCCGTGCAAGCCGAGGCGCGGGCCGATGCCCGGACGTCGACTGAGCGTGCCATGGCCGATGTCCAGGGGCGCGTGAGCCAGCTGCAAAGCAACGTCGACGATTTGAATAAGGCGGTGGCACAGCAGGGCGCCGCAGGCGCGGCCTCTGGTGCTGCGGGATCGTCGGGCGCGGCAGGCACTCCGGGCGCGGCAGGTGCGTCGGGCGCGGCAGGTGCGTCGGGCGCGGCAGGCACTCCGGGCGCGGCAGGTGCTTCGGGCGCGGCAGGCACTCCGGGCGCGGTAGGCGCTTCGGGCGCGGCAGGCACTCCGGGCGCGGTAGGCGCTTCGGGCGCGGTAGGCGCTTCGGGCGCGGTAGGCGCTTCGGGCGCGGCAGGTGCGTCGGGCGCGGCAGGTGCTTCGGGCGCAGCTGGCGCTTCGGTTGCGGCAGGCACTCCGGGCGCAGCCGACGCTTCGGGCACGGCAGGCGCTTCGGGCACGGCAGGCGCTTCGGGCACGGCAGGCGCTTCGGGCACGGCAGGCGCTTCGGGCACGGCAGGCGCTTCGGGCACGGCAGGCGCTTCGGGCGCGGCAGGCGCTTCGGGCGCCGCAGGCGCCACTGAGGCAGCAAGCGCTCCAGGCGCCGCAGGCGCATCATCCGCCGCTGCCGCTCCGGACGCGTCCTCGTCGGACCAGGCCGCCGGCAAGCAGGCAGACAAGGGTCTCACCTCGGACATGCCTGCGTGGTTGGCCGATAATCTGCTCGTCATCGTCACGGCGGTGCTCGCGCTGATCGCATTCGCCATCGCATGGCTATTGCGCCGGGCCGGTGCGCGGCGTGGGGACGATGACGAAGAAACCTATGAATTCAACGAGCCAGCGCTGGATACGGCGGCGCTGAACCGCAAGCTCGGCAGCATCAATCTCGACCTGGACGAACCGCCCACGGACGAACCGCACCGTGTCGGCGGGCCACGGGTTTGA
- the asd gene encoding aspartate-semialdehyde dehydrogenase codes for MNQAVGLVGWRGMVGSVLMQRMRDENDFALIEPVFFSTSNAGGAAPTWATGAGPLQDAYNIDALKKLPIIVTAQGGDYTSEVYPKLRGAGWNGIWIDAASTLRMADDAIIVLDPVNRPVIDAALKRGVRNFIGGNCTVSCMLMGLAGLFNNDLVEWMTSMTYQAASGGGAQHMRELLTQFGEINQSVKPLLDDPASAILEIDRGVLAKQKDPALPHEHFGVPLGGNLIPWIDKDLGNGMSKEEWKGEVETNKILGRGAAFGTPATPIDGLCVRIGAMRCHSQALTIKLKRDVPLDEIEALIAEGTQWAKVVPNTKEATVSALTPVAVTGTLDIPVGRLRKLSMGSQYLGAFTVGDQLLWGAAEPLRRMLRIALAEA; via the coding sequence ATGAATCAAGCAGTAGGCCTTGTCGGCTGGCGCGGTATGGTCGGCTCGGTGCTCATGCAACGCATGCGCGACGAGAACGACTTCGCACTGATCGAACCGGTGTTTTTCTCCACCAGCAACGCTGGCGGCGCCGCGCCCACTTGGGCCACTGGCGCAGGCCCGCTGCAAGATGCCTACAACATTGACGCTCTGAAAAAACTGCCGATCATCGTGACGGCGCAAGGCGGCGACTACACCTCCGAGGTCTACCCGAAGCTGCGCGGCGCCGGCTGGAACGGCATCTGGATCGATGCCGCCAGCACGCTGCGCATGGCTGACGACGCCATCATCGTGCTGGACCCGGTCAACCGTCCGGTCATCGACGCGGCGCTCAAGCGCGGCGTGCGCAACTTCATCGGCGGCAATTGCACCGTCAGCTGCATGCTGATGGGCCTGGCCGGCCTGTTCAACAACGACCTGGTGGAATGGATGACCTCCATGACGTACCAGGCGGCTTCGGGCGGCGGCGCGCAGCACATGCGCGAACTGCTGACCCAGTTCGGCGAGATCAATCAATCGGTCAAGCCGTTGCTGGACGACCCCGCGTCGGCCATCCTGGAAATCGACCGCGGCGTGCTGGCCAAGCAAAAGGATCCGGCGCTGCCCCACGAGCACTTCGGCGTGCCGCTGGGCGGTAACCTGATTCCCTGGATCGACAAGGATCTGGGCAACGGCATGTCCAAGGAAGAGTGGAAGGGCGAGGTCGAGACCAACAAGATCCTGGGTCGCGGCGCCGCCTTCGGCACGCCCGCCACGCCGATCGACGGCCTGTGCGTGCGTATCGGCGCGATGCGCTGCCACAGCCAGGCGCTGACCATCAAGCTCAAGCGCGATGTGCCGCTGGACGAGATCGAAGCGCTGATCGCCGAAGGCACGCAGTGGGCCAAGGTCGTGCCCAACACGAAGGAAGCGACGGTTTCCGCGCTGACCCCGGTCGCCGTCACCGGCACGCTGGATATTCCGGTGGGCCGCCTGCGCAAGCTGTCGATGGGCTCGCAGTACCTGGGCGCCTTCACCGTGGGCGACCAACTGCTGTGGGGCGCCGCCGAGCCGCTGCGCCGCATGCTGCGTATCGCGCTGGCCGAAGCCTGA
- the leuB gene encoding 3-isopropylmalate dehydrogenase: MTHNIAVLPGDGIGPEIVEQAVRVLKALDVSFEIKQAPVGGAAFDAFEHPLPPATLNLAKESDAVLFGAVGDWKYDSLPREFRPEQAILGLRKALGLFANLRPAILYPELASASSLKPEIVSGLDILIIRELTGDIYFGTPRGVRSSPDGAFTGEREGYDTMRYAESEVRRIARIGFESARKRGKKLCSVDKANVLETSQFWRDIVIEIAREYPDVELSHMYVDNAAMQLVRNPRQFDVIVTGNLFGDILSDEAAMLTGSIGMLPSASLNAGGQGLYEPSHGSAPDIAGQGIANPLATILSAAMLLRYSLNLAPQADRIEAAVRRVLADGLRTADIFEPGTTKVGTAQMGDAVLKALA; encoded by the coding sequence ATGACTCACAACATCGCAGTCTTGCCGGGTGACGGCATCGGCCCGGAAATCGTCGAGCAGGCCGTGCGCGTCCTGAAGGCGCTGGACGTCTCCTTTGAGATCAAGCAAGCGCCCGTGGGCGGCGCCGCCTTCGATGCGTTCGAACATCCGCTGCCGCCGGCCACGCTGAACCTGGCCAAGGAATCGGATGCCGTGCTGTTCGGCGCCGTGGGCGACTGGAAGTACGACAGCCTGCCGCGCGAGTTCCGCCCCGAGCAGGCCATTCTGGGCCTGCGCAAGGCGCTGGGCCTGTTCGCCAACCTGCGTCCGGCCATTCTGTATCCGGAGCTGGCCAGCGCCTCGTCGCTCAAGCCCGAGATCGTGTCCGGCCTGGACATCCTGATCATCCGCGAATTGACCGGCGACATCTATTTCGGCACGCCGCGCGGCGTGCGTTCGTCGCCCGACGGCGCCTTCACGGGCGAGCGCGAAGGCTACGACACCATGCGCTACGCGGAATCCGAAGTGCGCCGCATCGCGCGCATCGGCTTTGAATCGGCCCGCAAGCGCGGTAAGAAGCTGTGCAGCGTGGACAAGGCCAACGTGCTTGAGACCTCGCAGTTCTGGCGCGACATCGTTATCGAAATCGCGCGCGAGTATCCCGACGTGGAGCTGTCGCACATGTATGTCGACAACGCCGCCATGCAACTGGTGCGCAACCCGCGCCAGTTCGACGTCATCGTGACCGGCAACCTGTTCGGCGACATCCTGTCCGACGAAGCCGCCATGCTGACCGGCTCGATCGGCATGCTGCCCTCGGCGTCGCTGAACGCCGGCGGTCAGGGCCTGTACGAACCCAGCCACGGCTCCGCGCCCGATATCGCCGGCCAGGGCATCGCCAATCCGCTGGCGACCATCCTGTCCGCGGCCATGCTGCTGCGCTATTCGCTGAATCTGGCGCCGCAGGCCGACCGCATCGAGGCCGCCGTGCGCCGCGTGCTGGCCGACGGCCTGCGCACTGCCGACATCTTCGAGCCGGGCACGACCAAGGTCGGCACGGCGCAGATGGGCGACGCGGTGCTGAAGGCGCTGGCCTGA